The following coding sequences are from one Neodiprion lecontei isolate iyNeoLeco1 chromosome 7, iyNeoLeco1.1, whole genome shotgun sequence window:
- the LOC124295430 gene encoding uncharacterized protein LOC124295430, which translates to MEKELSVFSQTIEDSKDRLELDRHRERVEAMNSESIIAEHRYNGDVEKGIFKTVEQLDMGEMNVKCKHCNAERFKYETGRVANNCCHGGKITLPPLTEYPDVLQRLREGNDEVSRHFRQHIQLYNDAFEFASFNCTVADLGNPGPYVMKIIGDVSYKISTSLKTANNNRPRYGQIYIYDVQTQLALRENDARRANLLEIIGRLIIDINPYAANFKTTYERFVKGESLVRLNFIALKEDDRRRYNALTCGELAALIVSDDGAVSENIEVQVFPKQDRAVGYMPKYSHHVDPMTFPLLFPSGDLGWSYNMKHVETNKKISPVQYYGHRLNAENQVDRNPIPTKR; encoded by the coding sequence ATGGAGAAAGAACTGTCTGTATTCAGCCAAACAATAGAAGATAGCAAAGACAGGTTGGAATTAGACAGACACAGAGAACGAGTGGAAGCAATGAACAGTGAATCAATCATTGCTGAGCATCGTTACAACGGGGATGTTGAAAAAggcattttcaaaactgtgGAGCAACTAGACATGGGTGAAATGAACGTAAAATGTAAACATTGCAATGCAGAAAGGTTCAAATATGAAACAGGAAGGGTGGCAAATAATTGCTGTCATGGAGGAAAAATAACATTACCACCATTAACGGAATATCCTGATGTACTTCAACGTCTGCGAGAAGGGAATGACGAAGTATCAAGACACTTCAGACAacatatacaattatataatGACGCGTTTGAGTTTGCATCATTCAATTGTACCGTGGCAGATCTGGGGAATCCAGGACCAtatgtaatgaaaataatcgggGATGTGAGTTACAAAATATCTACAAGTTTAAAGACCGCAAACAATAACCGACCAAGATATGGACAAATTTACATCTACGACGTACAAACTCAGCTAGCGCTGAGAGAAAATGACGCCAGAAGAGCAAATCTGTTAGAAATTATTGGTAGACTGATAATAGATATCAATCCTTATGCagcaaattttaaaacaacgtACGAGCGATTTGTTAAGGGAGAAAGCCTGGTGAGATTAAACTTTATTGCACTCAAGGAAGACGATAGACGGCGGTACAATGCGCTGACTTGTGGTGAGCTAGCAGCTCTGATCGTTTCAGATGACGGGGCAGTATCTGAAAATATAGAAGTACAAGTATTTCCAAAACAAGACCGTGCAGTTGGATATATGCCAAAATATTCGCATCACGTTGATCCAATGACTTTTCCATTACTATTTCCGAGCGGTGATTTAGGATGGAGCTATAATATGAAACACGTAGaaacaaacaagaaaatcTCTCCTGTTCAATACTATGGACATCGATTGAACGCAGAAAATCAAGTTGACCGAAACCCGATTCCGACTAAGCGTTAG